CGTCTTGCCGGCGCCCCGCACCACCGCCGCCCGGTCGTTCAGCCAGCCCTCGGCCAGGTCCGCGACGCTCGCCCCCGCCCCGTACTTTGCCGTCGCCGCGCTCGCCAGCTGCGGGTACGAGGCGGCCGGGTCCCGCACCGTCAGCGCCTGGTACTCGTCCGCGCCGACGTGGAACCAGCCGCCGGGGAACAGCGCCGCGTACTCGCGGAGCAGGTCGTCGACGATCCCCGCCGACTCGGGCTTCGAGATGTCGATCGCGCCCTGCCGCGGCACCCCCTGCACGTTGCGCAGCTGGAGGTCGGGGTGGGCCCTCAGGACCGCGCCGAGGTGTCCGGGCGAGTCGACCTCCGGCACGACCGTGATGTGCAGGCTCGCCGCGAGGGCGATGATGCGCCGCACCTCGGCCTTGGTGAGGTGCTCGGCGGAGACGATCTCCGGGTGGCTGTCCGAGGCGATCCGGAAGCCCTGGTCGTCGGCGAAGTGCAGCTCGAACTGGTTGAGCTTGAGGTCCGCGATCTCGCGCAGCCGGGCCTCGATCCAGCCCGCGGTGAAGAACTTGCGGGCGATGTCGACCTGGAGGCCGCGCTGCGGCTTCGCGGGCCGGTCGCGGATCACGCCCTCGGGGACCACCCCGGCGGACCGTACGGCCTGCTTCACCGTGCGGGTGCCGTAGAAGACGCCGGCCTGGTCCGGGCCGGTGATCCGGACGTTTCCGCCGGTGGCGGTCAGGGTGTACGACTCCGGCGCGCCGCTCCCGCCGAGCGCCAGCTCGATGTCGTGGGGTCCGGCCGCGACCGTCCCCCGGAAGGCGACCTTCAGCTCGCCCGCGAGCAGCTTCCCCTCGTCGGTGAGCGCCTCGCTGCCGGCGGCGACGACGATTCCGGCCGCCGGGCCGGGACTCCAGCCGGGGCCGCGGGCGGGTCGGTGCTCCTGCACGGCGGGGATGGTGCGCGGCGCCGTGGAGAGCGGGTAGGTGCGGGTCGGCGTGGGCGTGGGCGTCGGCGAGGGCGCGGCGGAGGTCGCCGGGCTCGACGCCGCCGAGCCGGTCGGTGTCGGCGTCCCGCCGGCGCCGGCGTCCGGCGCGCCGTTCGAACAGGCCGCCACGCCGGCCGTCGCCAGCACGGCGGCCATCAGCACCGGGCCGGTCCGCCGGCCGCGTATGAGATACCGCATCACTCGGCATCCTCCCCCGAACGGCCCTTACCGGCCATTCGGGGCATTTTCGGCAATTCACTCCATCGCGGCGCCGCGTACGTCCACCCCAGGTTCCGAAACCCTCCCTTCCGGGTGAAATTCGCGCATCCGTCGGACAGTTCCCCCGACCCGTCGATAGCGTTGCGCCACATCCACCTCACCTCTCCCGCGTTCGGAGCTTCCGCTGACCAGCGACACCCATGCCTGCTCCAGGAACCCGGTCCCACCCGCCATACCTGCCCAGCACGGCGACACACGGCACCCCGGCGGCCTCGCCGGTTTCAACGCCGCCCCGCACGCCGCCGCCGCGGCCACGCTGCTGGCCTGCTGCGGCAGCCGCCGCTGGGCCGAGCGGATCGCCGCCCACCGCCCGTACCCGACGGTCGACGCGCTGCTCGCCGCCGCCGACGAGGCCGGCTACGACCTCTCCTCGCCCGACCTCGACGAGGCCCTGGCCCACGAGTCCACGGCCGCGCCGGCCCTCGGCACGCCGCCCGCCGCGCTGACCGCGCTGCGCGCCGCGCACGCCGCGTACGAGAGCACCTTCGGACACGCGTTCGTCATCAGCCTGGACGGAGTGCTCCCGGACGAGCGGCTCGACCAGGTCCTTGCCGGGATCCGGTCACGTCTCGGCAACGAAAGGGACGAGGAGCGGTCGGTGGCCGCCGACGAGCTGCGCCGGCTGGCCCGCGCCCGGCTCACCCGTTCGGTCGCAGGTCCGTGAGTTCGTCCGGAATACGGGCGTTCCAGGGCCGAGTGATAGCCCGTCCGTGCCTGTTTGATCACACTGGCGGACCCCGCGCGAGCGAACCGACAAGTCGTCGCTACGATGACCGGGGCCGGTGGACCGTACCCGGCCGGGTCAGACCGACACTGAAGCCGGCCGACCCTGATCCCCGCTCCCGGAGGGTTTTTCCGTGCCGGCTGGAACGCTGTACCGCGGCCGGGAAGGAATGTGGAGCTGGGTGGCTCATCGAGTCACCGGCGTCCTCATCTTCTTCTTCCTGTTCGTACACGTGCTGGACACCGCTCTCGTCCGCGTCTCCCCCGAGGCGTACGACGAGGTCGTCGCGACCTACAAGACGCCGATCGTCGCTCTTCTGGAGTACGGCCTGGTCGCCGCCATCCTCTTCCACGCGCTGAACGGCCTTCGGGTCATCGCCGTGGACTTCTGGTCCAAGGGCCCGCGCTACCAGAAGCAGATGCTCTGGACCGTCGTGGGCGTCTGGGTGGTCCTGATGGCGGGCTCGCTGTACCCCGTCCTCGGCCACGCCGCACGTGAACTGTTCGGGAGCTGACGCCAGAAATGTCTGCTGACACCACCTCCGCGATCGGTCCCGTCGAAGGCGCCGCCGCCTACGACGTGGAGAACCCGGCCCCGTACATCGAGGCCCCCCGCAAGCGCACCGGCAAGACCCCGCGCGCGACCCGCGGCAACTTCGAGATGGCCGCATGGCTCTTCATGCGCCTGTCCGGCGTCGTCCTCGTCGTGCTGGTTCTCGGCCACCTGCTGATCCAGCTCTTCCTGGACGGCGGCGTCTCCAAGATCGGCTTCGCCTTCGTGGCCGGCCGCTGGGCGTCCCCGTTCTGGCAGACCTGGGACCTGCTGATGCTGTGGCTCGCCATGCTGCACGGCGCCAACGGCCTCCGTACCGTCATCAACGACTACGCGGAGCGCCCGAACACGCGCCTGTGGCTCAAGGGCCTGCTGTACACCGCCACGGTGTTCACCATCCTTCTGGGCACGCTGGTGATCTTCACCTTCGACCCGAACATCCGCTAGGCACGGGGCTGAGGTAATCCACGTCATGAAGATCCACAAGTACGACACCGTCATCGTCGGCGCCGGCGGCGCCGGCATGCGCGCCGCCATCGAGGCGACGAAGCGCAGCCGCACCGCCGTGCTGACGAAGCTGTACCCGACCCGCTCCCACACGGGCGCCGCGCAGGGCGGCATGGCCGCCGCGCTGGCCAACGTGGAGGAGGACAACTGGGAGTGGCACACCTTCGACACGGTCAAGGGTGGTGACTACCTGGTCGACCAGGACGCCGCCGAGATCCTGGCGAAGGAGGCCATCGACGCCGTCCTCGACCTGGAGAAGATGGGTCTGCCGTTCAACCGGACCCCGAACGGCACCATCGACCAGCGCCGCTTCGGCGGTCACTCGCGCAACCACGGCGAGGCCCCGGTCCGCCGGTCCTGCTACGCCGCGGACCGCACCGGCCACATGATCCTCCAGACGCTGTACCAGAACTGCGTCAAGGAGGGCGTGGAGTTCTTCAACGAGTTCTACGTCCTGGACCAGCTGATCACCGAGGTCGACGGCGTCAAGAAGTCCGCCGGCGTCGTCGCGTACGAGCTGGCCACCGGCGAGATCCACATCTTCCAGGCCAAGGCCGTGATCTACGCGTCCGGCGGCACCGGCAAGTTCTTCAAGGTGACCTCGAACGCGCACACCCTGACCGGCGACGGCCAGGCGGCCTGCTACCGGCGCGGGCTGCCGCTGGAGGACATGGAGTTCTTCCAGTTCCACCCGACGGGCATCTGGCGCATGGGCATCCTGCTGACGGAGGGCGCCCGTGGTGAGGGCGGCATCCTCCGCAACAAGGACGGCGAGCGCTTCATGGAGAAGTACGCGCCGGTCATGAAGGACCTCGCGTCCCGTGACGTCGTCTCGCGCTCCATCTACACGGAGATCCGCGAGGGCCGCGGCTGCGGTCCCGAGGGCGACCACGTCTACCTGGACCTGACGCACCTCCCGCCGGAGCAGCTCGACGCCAAGCTCCCGGACATCACCGAGTTCGCGCGCACCTACCTCGGCATCGAGCCCTACACGGACCCGATCCCGATCCAGCCCACCGCGCACTACGCCATGGGCGGCATCCCGACCAACGTCGAGGGTGAGGTTCTCAGCGACAACACCACCGTCGTCCCGGGCCTGTACGCGGCCGGCGAGGTCGCCTGTGTCTCCGTGCACGGTGCCAACCGCCTCGGCACCAACTCGCTGCTCGACATCAACGTGTTCGGCAAGCGCTCCGGCATCGCCGCCGCCGAGTACGCCGCCAAGCACGACTTCGTCGAGCTGCCGGAGAACCCGGAGTCGCTCGTCGTCGAGACGATCGAGAAGCTCCGCAACTCCACCGGCAACGAGCGGGTGGCCGACATCCGTCGTGAGCTGCAGGAGACGATGGACGCCAACGTGATGGTGTTCCGTACCGAGCAGACCATCAAGACGGCCGTCGAGAAGATCGCCGAGCTGCGCGAGCGCTACGAGAACGTGTCCATCCAGGACAAGGGCAAGCGCTTCAACACCGACCTCCTGGAGGCCGTCGAGCTGGGCAACCTGCTCGAGCTGGCCGAGGTCATGGCCGTCTCGGCCCTGGCGCGCAAGGAGTCCCGCGGCGGTCACTACCGCGAGGACTACCCGAACCGCGACGACGTCAACTTCATGCGCCACACGATGGCGTACCGCGAGGTCGGCGAGGACGGCTCCGAGACCGTGCGTCTCGACTACAAGCCGGTCGTCCAGACCCGCTACCAGCCGATGGAGCGTAAGTACTGATGGCTACCCCCGTACTGGACAAGGTCGAGGCGGAGGCCGCCGCCTCCCCGTACATCACGGTCACCTTCCGGATCCGCCGCTTCAACCCCGAGGTCTCGGACGCGGCGGTCTGGGAGGACTTCCAGCTCGAGATCGACCCGAAGGAGCGTGTGCTCGACGGTCTCCACAAGATCAAGTGGGACCTGGACGGCACGCTGACCTTCCGTCGCTCGTGCGCGCACGGCATCTGCGGCTCGGACGCGATGCGGATCAACGGCAAGAACAGGCTCGCCTGCAAGACGCTGATCAAGGACATCAACCCCGAGAAGCCGATCACCATCGAGGCCATCAAGGGCCTCACGGTGATGAAGGACCTCGTGGTCGACATGGAGCCGTTCTTCCAGGCGTACCGGGACGTCATGCCGTTCCTGGTCACCAAGGGCAACGAGCCGACCCGCGAGCGCCTGCAGTCCGCCGAGAACCGCGAGCGCTTCGACGACACCACCAAGTGCATCCTGTGCGCCGCGTGCACGTCGTCCTGCCCGGTCTTCTGGAACGACGGCCAGTACTTCGGTCCGGCCGCGATCGTCAACGCGCACCGCTTCATCTTCGACTCGCGTGACGAGGCGGGCGAGCAGCGCCTGGAGATCCTGAACGACAAGGACGGTGTGTGGCGCTGCCGCACCACGTTCAACTGCACCGACGCCTGCCCGCGTGGCATCGAGGTCACCAAGGCGATCCAGGAAGTGAAGCGCGCGCTGATCACGCGTCGCTTCTGACCGGTCGCCCGGCGCAAGGGCCCGCTTCTGTACGCTTCGGCGTGCGGAAGCGGGCTTTTACGTTGTGGAGAGCGGGGACTCATGAGCGAGCCGAACCCGTACAAGTCGGACGACGGCGGGTACCAGTGGGGGCCGGACCAGCAGCCGGGTGTGCCCGGTTACGGCTATCCACAGCAGACGCCGATGCCCGGCGCGCCCGTCCCGCCGCCCTACCCGCCGATGGCGCCGCCCGGCACCGGCCCGACGCTGAGCCTGGGTGACATCGCGATCGTCGGCGACCAGATCATCACGCCCGCCGGGCCGATGCCGCTCAAGGGCGCGGTGTGGAACGCGGCGGACATGTCGCGGGTGGAGGAGCGGATCCCGCCGGTCGCTATCGTGCTCGCCGTGGTCTTCTTCCTGTTCTGCCTGCTGGGCCTGTTGTTCCTGCTGATGAAGGAGAAGCAGACCACCGGCTACGTCCAGGTGACCGTGACCAGCGGCGGCCGGCACCACTCCACGCTGATCCCGGCCACCACGCCCGACACCTTCTTCTGGGTGATGGGTCAGATCAACTACGCCCGGACGCTGAGCATCTGACCCCTCGTCTCATCCGAGCTGACTGAGGATCGTCGGGTCGGTGATCGACGTGTCGTCCGCGAGGAGCATCGCCTTGCTGAGGACGATCGCGAGCATTCCGTCGCCCTCGTACGGCAGCGGGCCCGCGGCGACCGCCGCCTTGGCGGTGGACTTCGGGACGATGCACAGATAGCGGTCGTGCGGCGCGATCAGCACGTTGCCCGAGCCGAGGTGGATCCGGTACGTGTGCAGCGCACCGCGCACGTGCAGGAACCGGCCCTCGACGGTGCACCGTTCGCCGATCGCGAGCCGGGGCACCAGGCGGGCGAGCAGCTCGCGGCGGGTCTCGGCGCTCTGCGAGAGCTCGCCGAAGCCGTACCGCTCCCAGTAGTCGCGGTGCCGACCTCCCGGGCCGCCGTCCTGCCACGTCGGGTCGTTGCCGACGCCGGCCACGCCGACGAACAGGTCGACGTCGCGCAGGACTTCGGTGAGCACCTGCTCCGGTATCCGCTCCAGCGGCAGCGGATCGGACGCGGTGGTGTACCGACCGCCGCCCGCGTGGGCCCAGTTGTGCTCCGCGTCCAGTCGATGGAAGCGGACCTGATCGGTGGCGACCCGGTCGTAGGCGTACGAGGTCGTGAGGTCGCCGTCCTGGTCGCCGCCGACCCCCTCCACCCAGTACTCGGCGCGCAGACCCCACTCGGGCAGCTCGCGGTACAGCGGGGGGTACGAGTCGTCGACGGCCAGCCGCAGCTTCGCCGTCCAGCCGCGCTGTACGGCCAGGGCGTTGAGCTGGTACTGGCGCAGGACGTGCCCGGCGAAGCGGTTGGAGTACGTGGCGGTCGCGCGCTCGGCGTCGGTGAGCGGGTACACCTCGCGGTGCGCCTGCTTGAACGGCTGCGTGACGCCGAGCTGTTCGAGTCGGTCACGGCAGGCGCTGATCTCCTCGGCGGGGCGGCCGACGGGGTGCCAGAGGGTGACGGTCGCGGTGCGCGTCGGGCACACCGGGTCGCCCCGGAGGGTGCGCAGGTCGGTTCCGTCGAAGAGGACCGGGGTCTCGCCGCCGACGGCCCAGATCAGCCGGCGGGCGAGCGTGCCGACGAGCGGGTGGTCGAGGATCCGCTCGCGCCAGGTCCAGAAGTTCCAGCTGCGGCGGGCGAGGAACTGCCGGTCCAGGCGGTCGCTCTGCGCGGTCAGCATCTTCTCGATGTCCTTGAGGGACGCCTTGAGTTCCTTGAGCGCGTCGGCGTGGTCACGGCGGACCTCGGCGGGCACGGTCGCGACCTGCCTGCCCTTGGCGTTGGTCCAGGTGAGCCTCGCCTTGGTGCCTTGCACCTCCAGGAGCCCGTGCGCGTCGCCGAGCCGCACCTCGCGGCGGCCGACGTCGGTGAGTCCGAAGGCGGGGACGGCCAGCTCCTCGATCTCCGCGCGGCCGACGCCCCGTTCGGCCGCCTTGGCGTCCAGGGCGGCGGTGAGCTGCTTGAGAGTGCCCTTGAAGGTCACCTTCGCGGAGAGCCGGGCCAGTTCGCCGAGTGCGGCCTCGTCGTCGGTGCGGGCCAGGGCGAGCACGGCCGCGTTGGCGACCTTGGGGCTGTGCGGGCCGATGCCCGGGACCTTGCGCAGGGAGACCTCGACGAGCCGGCCGAGGGCGCGCACGGCGGCCGGGTCGGCCGGGAGCAGGGACAGCAGCCAGGCGAGGCCCTTGAGGGCGACCGAGTTGTACGGGTCATAGGTCTTGTTGTGGTCGGTCCAGCCCTCGCGCACGTACAGCTCGATGGTGCGCGGCGCGCCCACGAGGCCGATCCAGCGCGCCAGCATGTCGCGCACGGCCTCGGGGCCGCCGGCCTCCGCGGCGAGCGCGAGCGCCTCCTTGTCCCAGGCGACGGTCGGCCGGGCGGCGGTGGCGGTGAGCAGGTGCGCGAGCAGCCGGGCCGGGGCGTCGGCCATGGCCTGCTCGGCCCAGGGCTCGCCGGGGCTGAGGACGGGGTCCTCGATGCGGCCGAGGATCTTCTGGAGGGTCTTGTCCGTCAGGTACGTGCTGTTCTGGCAGCGGCGCAGCAGCGCGACGAAGCCGCCGGGCAGCGGCCGGCCGGCGTCGAGCTCGCCGCGGGCGAGGGCGACGAGTTCGTTGGTGGCGTAGAACTCGTACGCGGTCCGCAGCTCCTCGATGCGCTTCAGGCGCTCGACGGACAGCTGGTCGCCGGGCAGGTCCCGGCCCGCGATCCCGGCCAGGGTGAGCACGACCGAGCGGACGTTCTCGGCGTCCGTGCCGCGCTGGTAGCGGGCGACCCAGGCGCCGACGAGGCGCACGCGCTGCTCCTCGGACAGCCCGCGGACGAGCGCGGGCAGTTCGGCCCGCTCGCCCGACCACCGGTTGTTGTCGATCGTGCCGATCCGCACCAGCGTCTCGGCCAGCTCCCCCATGTTGTCCCGGTCGACGATCTCCTGGACCCGGTCGCGTACGTCCTGCGCGTTCATCATCCCCCCACCAGCGGGACCAGCTTGAGGAACGTGACCTCGACGCCCGGGCCCAGTTCCACCGTCTCGTCGAGGTCCTCGACCTGACGGTCCCCCACCAGGACCAGGAAGCCGTTCCGGCCGAACGCCTCGACCGCGCGGGCGAACTCGCGCTCGGCCTGTTCGGGCGCGGCCTCCTGCGCCACGCGGCGGCGGATCAGCTCGCGCAGCGCGAGGCGTTCCTCGGTGACGGCCAGGCCCCCGGCCTCGGTCCGCGCCCCTGACGTCGTCTCGTCGACGAACTTCACCATTGCCATGCGGAGCAGCGTAGGAGAGCCGTCTGACAACGGCCCTGCCGGGCTCGGGAGGGGAGCGGGCGCAGACCGTCGGGCTCAGGCGTGCCAGTGGTCGGTGACGCCCTCCTCGGCGACCAGCATGACGCGCCGGAGCAGGTCGTTGAGCCGCGTCAGTTCGTCCTTGTCGAGGACGCCGAGCAGCCGCTCCTCCTCGTGGCCGAGGAAGTCCATCGCGCCGACCCAGGTCTCGCGCCCGGAGGCGGTGAGTTCGACGACGACCCGACGGCGGTCGGTCGTCGACTGCGTACGGCGGACGAAGCCGCGCTTCTCCAGGGCGTCGAGGCGGCCCGTGACGGAGGCGGGCGCGAGGTCGAGGTCCTGCGCGAGCTCGGAGGGCGCGGCGCTGCCGCCGCGGCCTGCCAGCTTGTGCAGGGTGTCGAACTCGTGGCGTTCCAGATCGAAGTCGACGAGCGACTGCTCGCGCACCCGGCGCAGGTGCACGGAGAGCTTCTTCATGCGGGTGACCGCGCCCTCGACGGCCGGGTCGAGGCCGGGCAGCACGGGCTGCCAGCGGGCCACGTGCGCGTCGGTCCAGTCGCGCCGCGGGGGTTCCGCGGGCGGGGTCGGGGGCTGCGTCGGCTCCATGGACCGATCGTACGTCGATGTCCACGATCCTTCGCCCCCGAATATTTCGTTGACGAATTATTCGGTACCGAAATATTCTCGCGGTCATGCCTGCCGCTCCCGGCGACGCCGTCGTCGCACCCGACGCCGTGCCCCTCCCCCACCCGCTGCGCACCCGCGACTTCCGGCTGTTCTTCGCCGGCCGCACGCTCTCGCTGCTCGGCGACGCGGCGATCCCCGCCGCGCTCGCCCTCGCCGTCCTGAAGGCCACCGGCTCCACCTCGGCACTCGCCCTCGTCCTCGCCTGCGCGGTGGTCCCCAAGCTGCTCCTGCTGCCGCTGGGCGGCGTGGCCGGCGACCGGTTCGACGCCCGCACGATCGCCCTGACCACCGACCTCGTCCGCTGCGCGACCCAACTCCTCGTCGGCGCCCAGCTGCTGAGCGGCCATCCGACGCTCTGGGTCATCGCCGCCGCCGAGGTCGTCGGCGGCGCGGCTGGGGCGTTCGCCATGCCGACCGGCGCGCCCCTGGTCAAGGGCACGGTGGCCACCGCGTCCCTGCACGCCGCCAACGCCGCCCTGGGCATCGCGCAGAGCGCCACCCGCCTCGGCGGCCCGCTGCTCGGCGGCACGCTGGTGCTGACCGTCGGGGCCGGCTGGGCGTTCGTCCTCGACGCGGCCAGCTTCGCCGTCAGCGCCGCGCTGCTGACCGCCGTCCGCGTCGTACGGGTTCCCGTCCCCCGCAGCACCCTGCGCGCCGACCTCCGCGAGGGCTGGCAGGAGGTCAGGACCCGGGACTGGTACTGGACCAGCCTGATCGGCCACAGCGCCTGGAACGGGGCCGCGGCCGTCCTGCTGACCCTCGGCCCGGCGATCGCGGTCGCGCAGCTGGGCGGCGAGGCCACCTGGGTCGTGTTCCTCTGGGTCGGTTCGGTCGGTCTGCTGCTGGGCTCCCTCGTCGCCGGCCGGGCCCGCCCCCGCCGCCCCGTCCTCGTCGCCAACCTCGGCCTCGCGACGTACGCGCTGCCGCTGGTGCTGCTGGCCCTGCCCGCGCCGGCACCGGTGACGATCGCCGCGTACGGGATCGCGCAGGCCGGCCTCGGGTTCCTGTCCCCGGTGTGGGAGACCGCCGTCCAACGGGCCGTCCCCGCCCACGCGCTGGCGCGCGTCACCTCGTACGACTGGCTGCTCTCGCTCGCCGCGATGCCCCTCGGCTACGTCCTGGCCCCGCTCGCCGCCGCGGCCTGGGGGTCCGAAGTACCGCTGCTGGTGGCGGCGGTGGCGGTCGGCGGGTGCTGCCTGGGCACGGCGCTGGTGCCGGGCGTACGGCGTTTCGGGGCGGAGGAACGGTCCACCGTGCGGGCCGACTGAGACGTTGTCGGTGGAGTCCCCTACCGTCGTGCACATGGTGGGGAGCACGAGCCTGGAGAGCAGGCTGGACGAGGCCGCCGCGGCCGACGCCGCGGCGGACGGCGGGCGGATCGGCACGCTGCTGCAATCGCTGGACGACGCGGGGCGGCGGGCCGCCGCACTGCACCTGCACCGACGCATGTGCACGGAACCCCGTCGCGTCGTCGGGCGGGCCCTCGCGGCCCTCGCGGAGCAGGAACTCGCCTGGACGACCGCCGAGTCGGACCTGCTGCTCGCACGGCTGCTGGGCAGGGACTCCCTCGTGTCGCCGTACGAGCTGGAGCAGGAGTTCATCACGCTGATGTCCCTCGCGCTCTCGGCGGCCGAGCGGGCCGAGGACTTCGACCGGCCCCGGCTGCGGGCGCTGCACCTCGCGGCCGACGGCGCATGGCTCTCCCACAGCAACGAGTACGCGCCATTGAAGCGGCGGGTGACTGCCCTGCTGGCCCGCGAGCCCCGGATCGGCCCGGACGGACTGCCCCGGCACGTCCTCGACGGCCTGGACGACTACGGTCCCGCGATGCGCGCCGCACACCCGGAACTGCTCGCCGGGCGGGGCACGGCCGCGTTCCTCGCGCACTGCCTCCAGGTCGGGCAGGTCCGGGCCACCAAGGCCTGGCGCGGACGGGCCGCGGAACTCCTCGCGGAGACCGAGGCCGGCGCGGAGCTGGTGCGGCGGCTGCTGGAGGGGATCGCCGCCCAGCCCGAGCACCACATCTCCGACCTCAGCCCGTGGGGCATGAACTGGTTCGGCATCGCCGCCGACACCAACACCTGCCTGGTGCGCGGACTGCTGTGGGCGGCGCGCGACCTGGACACCGACTGGGCGGCCCCGCTGATCGGCGAGGTCGCGATCAACGCCGGTACGGGCATGGGCGGGTCGGGCGGCTCCTGCCGCAGCCAGCCGCTGACCACGACCGCCGTCGCCGTCCTCGGCGAGTTCGACGGGCCGCACGGCGAACAGGCGATCCAGGCGCTGGCCCGGGTCAGGACCAAGGTCCGCAACCGGACGGTGCTCAAGGGCCTCGCCAAAGCCGTGGAGGCCGTCTCCGCGCGGGCCGGGCTCACCCCGTCGATGCTGCGCGAGCGCGGCGTACCCGACCACGGGCTCGACGCGCGCGGGATGAGGGAGGAGCCGCTCGGGGCGTACACGGCGGTGCTGTCGGCCGCGGCTCCGGGCGTGGCCGGGCTGTCGTTCCTGGGCCCCCGGGGCAAGGCGCTGAAGTCCGCGCCCAAGGCAGTCCGTGAGGAGCACGCCGAGGCCCTGAAGCCGCTCCGGCGCGCCCTGAAGGAGCTGCGGACTCTGCTGGCCGGCGAGCGGGCCCGCCTGGAGGAACACCTGGCCGCCGGGACGACCTGGGCGGCGGCGGACTGGCAGCGGTACGGCATCGACCACCCAATCACCGGTTCGGTCGCCCGCGCCCTGCTGTGGGAGGTCCGCGCCGACGCGGAGGACGGCGAGCGCTGGACGGCCGGTCTGCCCGAG
This sequence is a window from Streptomyces sp. HUAS YS2. Protein-coding genes within it:
- a CDS encoding MFS transporter; the encoded protein is MPAAPGDAVVAPDAVPLPHPLRTRDFRLFFAGRTLSLLGDAAIPAALALAVLKATGSTSALALVLACAVVPKLLLLPLGGVAGDRFDARTIALTTDLVRCATQLLVGAQLLSGHPTLWVIAAAEVVGGAAGAFAMPTGAPLVKGTVATASLHAANAALGIAQSATRLGGPLLGGTLVLTVGAGWAFVLDAASFAVSAALLTAVRVVRVPVPRSTLRADLREGWQEVRTRDWYWTSLIGHSAWNGAAAVLLTLGPAIAVAQLGGEATWVVFLWVGSVGLLLGSLVAGRARPRRPVLVANLGLATYALPLVLLALPAPAPVTIAAYGIAQAGLGFLSPVWETAVQRAVPAHALARVTSYDWLLSLAAMPLGYVLAPLAAAAWGSEVPLLVAAVAVGGCCLGTALVPGVRRFGAEERSTVRAD
- a CDS encoding DUF4132 domain-containing protein, which gives rise to MVGSTSLESRLDEAAAADAAADGGRIGTLLQSLDDAGRRAAALHLHRRMCTEPRRVVGRALAALAEQELAWTTAESDLLLARLLGRDSLVSPYELEQEFITLMSLALSAAERAEDFDRPRLRALHLAADGAWLSHSNEYAPLKRRVTALLAREPRIGPDGLPRHVLDGLDDYGPAMRAAHPELLAGRGTAAFLAHCLQVGQVRATKAWRGRAAELLAETEAGAELVRRLLEGIAAQPEHHISDLSPWGMNWFGIAADTNTCLVRGLLWAARDLDTDWAAPLIGEVAINAGTGMGGSGGSCRSQPLTTTAVAVLGEFDGPHGEQAIQALARVRTKVRNRTVLKGLAKAVEAVSARAGLTPSMLRERGVPDHGLDARGMREEPLGAYTAVLSAAAPGVAGLSFLGPRGKALKSAPKAVREEHAEALKPLRRALKELRTLLAGERARLEEHLAAGTTWAAADWQRYGIDHPITGSVARALLWEVRADAEDGERWTAGLPERTGGGWALAGPDGTATPVGPGARVRLWHPLRAGADEVAEWREELTAREVRQPFKQVFREVYPLTPAEATTGTYSNRFAGHVLRYGQARSLMTERGWTGNHLGHFGDNYAAEMLKELPRPGELPLSEGVFWRARFFVELVDAGTRGDGVAELCSTDQVRIERRAASAGPRGAWDTAPLTDVPALVLSEALRDVDLFTGVASIGAHPDWRDRGADRAYGTYWQTYAFGELTESAKLRKEALARLLPRTRVADRIELTDRFLRVRGDRRTYRIHLGSGNILMEPDDSYLCIVADRGTAARGDRLFLPFEEDGGLLSVILSKAFLLADDAKITDPTITAQLRRGL